In Bacteroidota bacterium, one DNA window encodes the following:
- a CDS encoding NmrA/HSCARG family protein translates to MSEKKIIVVFGATGAQGGGLVRAILNDSNSEFSVRAVTRDTTSPKAQAIAAMGAELVAGDVDDIASVKKALQGAYGAYFVTFFWSHFSAEKETAEAKALAEAAKEAGLKHVIWSTLEDVRKFVPLADSSMPTLHGKYKVPHFDGKGEADQYFIAAGVPTTFLLASFYWENLIYFGSGPKRGADGKLALTFPMGNKKMAGIASEDIGRCAYGIFKKGPSMAGKRIGIAGEHLSIAEMATALSKAIGEEVVYNEVTPDVYRSFGFPGADDVGNMFQFYRDFEEVCNTTRNVSYSKELNPQLQSFETWLATNAKSIPLD, encoded by the coding sequence ATGTCAGAAAAGAAAATCATCGTCGTCTTCGGGGCGACTGGCGCACAGGGCGGCGGACTCGTCCGCGCGATCTTGAACGATAGCAATAGCGAATTCTCGGTGCGCGCCGTTACGCGTGACACCACTTCTCCGAAGGCGCAAGCGATTGCCGCAATGGGCGCAGAACTTGTTGCCGGTGATGTCGATGACATCGCTTCCGTGAAGAAGGCATTGCAGGGCGCGTACGGAGCGTACTTCGTCACGTTCTTCTGGTCGCACTTCTCGGCAGAGAAAGAGACCGCCGAAGCGAAGGCGCTTGCCGAAGCCGCGAAGGAAGCCGGCTTGAAGCATGTGATCTGGTCCACGCTCGAAGACGTACGTAAGTTCGTGCCGCTCGCTGACAGCTCGATGCCGACACTGCACGGCAAGTACAAAGTCCCGCACTTCGACGGCAAAGGCGAAGCCGATCAGTATTTCATCGCAGCGGGCGTCCCGACGACGTTCTTGCTCGCGTCATTCTACTGGGAGAATCTGATCTACTTCGGTTCGGGTCCGAAGCGTGGTGCCGATGGCAAGCTCGCACTGACTTTCCCGATGGGCAACAAGAAGATGGCGGGCATCGCATCCGAGGATATCGGTCGCTGCGCGTACGGCATCTTCAAGAAAGGTCCGTCGATGGCCGGCAAGCGCATCGGTATCGCGGGCGAACATCTGAGCATCGCCGAGATGGCGACGGCATTGTCGAAGGCGATCGGTGAAGAAGTAGTGTATAACGAAGTCACCCCCGATGTCTATCGCAGCTTCGGCTTCCCGGGTGCGGACGATGTCGGCAACATGTTCCAATTCTATCGCGACTTCGAAGAGGTGTGCAACACCACGCGCAATGTCAGCTACTCGAAAGAGCTGAACCCGCAGCTGCAGTCGTTCGAAACCTGGCTCGCAACCAACGCGAAGAGCATCCCGCTCGACTAA
- a CDS encoding DUF559 domain-containing protein, which yields MLRRFNNNPINKDRRRELRSNPTRAESELWHGLRNHRSGYKFRRQQGLGPFIVDFYCPAFHLAVEVDGATHDSLEQQEYDSRRSEYLRANGIDAIRFTDGEVLWSVDICVAKIAERIEEIKRGRGGTSESTTPTPP from the coding sequence ATGCTCCGCCGATTCAACAATAACCCGATCAACAAAGACCGCCGTCGCGAGTTACGCTCGAATCCTACGCGCGCGGAATCAGAATTGTGGCACGGACTTCGCAATCATCGCTCCGGGTACAAATTCCGCCGCCAGCAAGGGCTCGGGCCATTCATCGTGGATTTCTACTGCCCCGCATTTCATCTCGCGGTAGAAGTCGATGGCGCAACGCATGATTCGCTCGAGCAACAAGAGTACGATTCGCGAAGGAGCGAATACCTGCGTGCAAATGGAATCGACGCCATCCGCTTCACAGACGGCGAAGTGCTGTGGAGCGTAGATATCTGCGTAGCGAAGATCGCCGAACGGATCGAAGAGATCAAACGAGGACGTGGTGGCACATCGGAATCAACCACCCCAACCCCGCCTTGA
- a CDS encoding transcriptional regulator, giving the protein MLASLKNPDEALAYLRVSFQVDDPRVFLTTLRRVAQANGGFTELTARTGLNRENLYRTHSPTGNTKFVNIEAVLRSFGMKLTVERVS; this is encoded by the coding sequence TTGCTGGCGTCGCTGAAGAACCCCGACGAAGCGCTCGCATATCTGCGTGTCTCATTTCAGGTCGACGACCCGCGAGTTTTCCTTACCACACTGCGCCGTGTCGCACAAGCCAACGGCGGTTTCACCGAACTTACCGCCCGCACCGGCCTCAACCGCGAGAACCTCTACCGAACGCACTCCCCCACCGGCAACACGAAGTTCGTCAATATCGAAGCAGTGCTGCGATCGTTTGGGATGAAGTTGACGGTGGAGAGGGTAAGCTGA
- a CDS encoding ATP-binding protein codes for MAQIKYLTALIRAHVEGDETTFRRLVLQLASIEASAGHSHAAQQIREVLDQSTTKVLGQQTGKPIPYVNSPGTRVDLSGLLHASNREERLGDIVLAPATRHTLERVLEEWRNSSLLESHSLRKRNKLLLVGPPGCGKTFSARVLAGELHLPLFVVRLDGLISRFLGETANHLRNIFEAMQLTPGVYLFDEFDAIGTNRGEGRDVGEIRRVLSAFLLLLENFAGNSLIIAATNYKDLLDHALFRRFDDVIEYPLPSPHDLESLFKLKVSGFVHAPIEFPELAKLATGMSYADATKCVMEAMKNTVIAKKSKLTESSIVNAILERKGLKSQEQYPSS; via the coding sequence ATGGCACAAATTAAGTATCTTACCGCTCTAATCCGAGCCCACGTTGAGGGTGATGAGACTACTTTCAGAAGGCTGGTACTTCAATTGGCATCAATCGAAGCGAGTGCCGGACATAGTCATGCTGCACAACAGATTAGAGAAGTACTCGACCAAAGTACCACTAAAGTACTCGGACAGCAAACAGGGAAACCCATTCCCTACGTAAATAGCCCTGGTACTCGTGTCGATCTCTCAGGACTACTTCATGCGAGCAATCGAGAGGAGCGTCTTGGAGATATCGTTCTGGCTCCTGCTACGAGACACACTCTTGAGCGCGTATTGGAAGAATGGCGTAACAGCTCTCTGTTGGAATCCCACAGCCTAAGGAAACGCAACAAACTCCTTTTAGTCGGACCTCCCGGATGTGGCAAGACTTTCTCTGCGAGAGTTCTAGCTGGTGAACTGCACCTTCCACTTTTCGTGGTAAGACTAGATGGTCTCATTTCCCGGTTTCTAGGAGAAACGGCCAACCATCTTCGGAATATTTTTGAGGCAATGCAATTGACTCCTGGCGTATACCTGTTTGACGAATTCGATGCCATCGGAACAAACCGTGGAGAGGGCAGGGACGTTGGTGAAATCAGACGAGTATTGAGCGCATTCCTTCTTCTTCTGGAAAACTTCGCGGGCAACAGTCTGATAATCGCTGCTACAAATTATAAGGACTTGCTGGATCATGCTCTGTTTAGGCGATTCGATGATGTTATTGAGTATCCCCTTCCATCACCACACGATTTGGAATCCCTATTCAAACTTAAGGTCTCCGGTTTCGTCCATGCTCCGATCGAGTTTCCCGAGCTTGCAAAACTTGCTACCGGTATGAGTTATGCAGATGCTACAAAGTGTGTGATGGAAGCTATGAAGAATACTGTCATTGCAAAAAAGTCGAAGCTCACCGAATCTTCAATTGTCAACGCAATCCTGGAAAGGAAAGGATTGAAATCTCAGGAACAATATCCCTCCAGCTAG
- a CDS encoding S8 family peptidase, translated as MARRFELKHLSLPDPLKEGYKAPQSGRKIEVPSRDPETHASELRRQLREIKRDALPGDRIVAIKGSPSLIAKLDSLTDRSRDQEVLQTRQSDNNNLTAIVRFSRRGIGKFERKLDAYQSGSNLTTKKPKNNDLFASIEGITQALLEDLFVGDQTILRSDPAIPLWWELWIRGGVLEPQLAKQARTKLSELADSLDVSIEMEKRIVLSERQILLVEFTLDQLRWLVGEYEDIAEIRKPSRTVVQSLSHARHVIADISALANRIEPPSDLMAPSVALIDTGLNDGHSLLNKIIAQDGLFSIDSASESTSDSYPTGHGTPVAGVAAYSDLAGLIGGGGHEKLDHWIESVRVPRDEDGSSRHLWGATTKAAIDKIEQGQPRQRVFCLAWGAETDTPTYRTSWSSEVDMLAYNRGKGRVVMVSGGNLPDGSNDHGRIQRPTDYPLRNMTTFLHDPSFALNCLCVGGYTELCDILPPRPNLEALAKLGQLSPFSRTGQAGKPIKPDIVCEGGNLVWDGYFLSNNEDGLSILTTSADIQRGPFENASGTSPAVAAGARIAAKVWASNTKLSPQSIRGLVVHSASWTDAMNEQFPVKADRLRAFGYGVPNLGFACRSAISATTLISEDTIFLRKTVENRTVDAREVCFYDLPWPRHFLESIPDTEVEIRVTLSYFAEPKSGDGADYQGAALRWRMQGPVEKELEFLKRVNASRRDDDVSTGFSDPIHWEIGYQSRSKGSVQSDRWVTTATQLAACGKIAVFPKYGWWDYNRVKRPHQELAFSLIVSVTAKDESIDLYSAIENELRIPVILET; from the coding sequence ATGGCACGCAGATTTGAGCTAAAACACCTATCCCTTCCCGATCCTCTAAAAGAGGGCTACAAAGCTCCCCAATCCGGTCGGAAGATTGAAGTTCCTAGTCGTGATCCTGAAACTCACGCATCCGAACTAAGGAGACAATTAAGAGAAATAAAGCGGGATGCCCTTCCAGGGGACAGGATCGTTGCTATCAAAGGAAGTCCGTCTCTAATTGCCAAGTTGGACTCCCTAACTGATCGATCAAGAGATCAGGAGGTTCTGCAAACGCGACAGAGCGATAATAACAACCTAACTGCCATCGTCCGATTTTCGAGGCGTGGAATTGGAAAGTTCGAGCGGAAGCTGGACGCTTACCAATCCGGATCGAACTTGACGACGAAGAAGCCGAAAAACAACGATCTATTTGCAAGCATAGAAGGGATTACCCAAGCTCTACTAGAAGACCTGTTCGTTGGCGATCAAACCATTCTCCGGTCCGATCCAGCGATTCCACTATGGTGGGAGTTGTGGATTAGGGGTGGAGTATTAGAACCTCAACTAGCCAAACAGGCTCGGACTAAACTCTCCGAACTGGCAGACTCCTTAGATGTCTCCATCGAAATGGAGAAGAGGATAGTTCTTTCCGAAAGACAGATTTTGCTCGTTGAATTCACACTTGACCAACTGCGATGGTTGGTAGGAGAGTATGAAGACATTGCAGAAATTAGAAAGCCGAGTAGGACTGTAGTACAGAGTCTCTCACACGCCAGACACGTGATTGCTGACATTTCTGCACTAGCTAATCGGATTGAACCACCTAGTGATCTTATGGCCCCAAGCGTCGCCCTCATCGACACAGGCTTGAACGATGGACATTCGCTGCTAAACAAGATAATTGCGCAGGATGGTCTATTTTCAATAGACTCAGCTTCGGAATCGACAAGTGACTCATACCCTACAGGTCATGGAACTCCAGTGGCAGGGGTGGCGGCATACAGTGACCTTGCGGGACTGATTGGTGGTGGTGGACATGAAAAACTTGACCATTGGATCGAGTCTGTCCGAGTCCCGCGAGACGAGGATGGTTCTTCACGACACCTTTGGGGTGCAACAACAAAAGCCGCGATAGATAAGATTGAGCAGGGGCAGCCACGTCAACGAGTTTTCTGCTTGGCATGGGGCGCCGAAACTGACACCCCAACATACAGAACATCATGGTCCTCGGAGGTTGACATGCTGGCATACAACCGGGGAAAAGGACGTGTCGTCATGGTTAGCGGTGGTAACCTCCCTGATGGCAGCAACGATCATGGACGGATTCAACGCCCGACGGACTATCCACTACGCAACATGACAACCTTTCTACACGACCCTTCATTTGCTCTCAACTGCTTATGTGTCGGGGGATATACTGAACTCTGTGACATTCTCCCTCCCCGACCGAATCTTGAAGCACTTGCAAAACTCGGGCAGTTATCACCTTTTTCCAGGACCGGCCAAGCTGGAAAACCGATCAAACCAGATATTGTCTGTGAAGGCGGAAATCTTGTGTGGGATGGCTATTTCCTAAGCAACAATGAGGATGGACTTAGCATCTTAACGACTAGTGCAGATATACAGCGAGGCCCTTTCGAAAATGCATCGGGTACGAGTCCTGCTGTAGCTGCAGGTGCTCGTATTGCGGCCAAGGTGTGGGCCTCCAATACCAAACTGAGCCCACAATCCATTAGAGGACTAGTTGTGCATTCCGCCTCATGGACCGATGCAATGAACGAGCAATTTCCAGTCAAGGCGGACAGACTTCGTGCATTCGGATACGGTGTCCCTAATCTTGGGTTCGCGTGCAGAAGCGCAATATCAGCGACCACACTAATATCCGAGGATACAATATTTCTTCGGAAAACCGTCGAAAATCGGACCGTTGATGCTAGAGAGGTTTGTTTCTATGATCTTCCGTGGCCAAGACATTTCTTAGAGTCGATCCCAGACACAGAGGTAGAAATTAGAGTCACACTATCATACTTTGCTGAACCCAAATCCGGGGATGGCGCAGACTATCAAGGTGCTGCACTTCGATGGCGGATGCAAGGGCCGGTCGAAAAGGAATTGGAGTTTCTCAAGCGTGTGAATGCATCAAGAAGAGATGACGACGTTTCTACAGGCTTTAGTGATCCAATTCACTGGGAAATCGGTTACCAGTCCCGCAGCAAGGGTTCGGTGCAGTCTGATCGCTGGGTAACAACGGCTACCCAGCTTGCTGCCTGTGGAAAGATTGCTGTCTTTCCCAAATATGGCTGGTGGGACTATAACCGGGTCAAACGCCCCCACCAGGAGCTGGCATTTTCTCTTATCGTCTCCGTCACAGCAAAGGACGAGTCTATCGACCTGTATTCAGCGATTGAGAATGAGTTGAGAATCCCAGTTATTCTTGAAACCTAG